In Gallus gallus isolate bGalGal1 chromosome Z, bGalGal1.mat.broiler.GRCg7b, whole genome shotgun sequence, one DNA window encodes the following:
- the FSD1L gene encoding FSD1-like protein isoform X2 — protein MEEQRETLQRIISTLASKNDEIHNFIDMLNQTIQNVQINSSNVISELDDEFDALYSVLDEMRGSMASTIQQEQARKIQALQNQLSNCSNALESSEELLELAAQSLDIKDPVKFSEAARQIKDRVTMASAFRISLKPEVSDSMTHLMVDFTRERHALQTVKFLPVPKAPIIDLAACLVIDNCITVSWRMPEEDSRVDHFVLEYRKTNFDGLARVKDEQSWELIDYIKATEYTLSGLKFDTKYINVRVRACNKAVAGEYSDPVTLETKAFVFDLDNTSSHVNLKVEDSYVEWEPTGGRGQEKVKGKENKSSGQNTVLKSSKSGASPKRTSIGGKAPVKGSRDRFAGESYTVLGNNAIESGQHYWEVRAQKDCKSYSVGVAYKTLGKYDQLGKTNISWCIHVNNWLQNTLAAKHNNKTKTLDMPVPDRLGVYCNFDGGQLTFYNAISKVPLYTFRMKFTQPLLPAFMIRCGGLAVSTGLQVPSAVKTLQKNENGLSGSTGSLNNIAQ, from the exons ATGGAGGAGCAGAGA GAGACTCTGCAAAGGATCATCTCTACCCTTGCAAGCAAAAATGATGAAATTCACAACTTCATTGACATGCTGAACCAAACAATACAGAATGTTCAG ATAAACTCTTCTAATGTGATTAGTGAATTGGATGATGAATTTGATGCCCTGTATTCTGTATTGGATGAGATGAGAGGGAGTATGGCTAGCACTATTCAGCAAGAACAGGCTCGTAAAATTCAAGCTCTTCAG aatcagCTTAGCAACTGTAGTAATGCCCTGGAGAGTTCTGAAGAGCTGCTGGAACTTGCTGCGCAGTCGCTGGACATAAAGGACCCTGTGAAATTCTCAGAG GCTGCCAGACAGATCAAAGATAG AGTCACAATGGCTTCAGCATTTCGCATCTCTCTGAAACCAGAGGTCAGTGACAGTATGACTCACTTGATGGTGGACTTCACCCGGGAAAGGCATGCCCTCCAGACTGTTAAGTTTTTGCCAG ttccTAAAGCTCCGATAATTGATTTGGCAGCATGTCTAGTCATTGATAACTGTATAACAGTATCATGGAGAATGCCTGAAGAAGACAGCAGAGTTGATCACTTTGTACTGGAATATAGGAAAACCAACTTTGATGGGCTTGCTCGTGTAAAAGATGAACAGTCTTGGGAACTGATAGACTATATTAAAGCTACTGAATATACATTATCAG GTCTAAAGTTTGATACAAAATATATCAATGTCAGAGTACGAGCTTGCAACAAAGCTGTGGCAGGGGAATACTCGGATCCTGTGACTCTGGAAACAAAAG CATTTGTGTTCGATTTGGACAATACTTCATCTCATGTGAACTTAAAAGTTGAAGATTCCTATGTTGAATGGGAACCTACTGGAGGTAGAGGCCAAGAAAAagtaaaagggaaagaaaataaaagcag TGGCCAGAATACTGTGCTGAAGAGCAGTAAAAG CGGTGCATCTCCAAAGAGGACATCTATTGGTGGAAAGGCCCCAGTGAAGGGCAGCAGAGATCGTTTTGCTGGTGAATCGTACACCGTGTTAG GAAACAATGCTATTGAAAGCGGGCAGCACTACTGGGAAGTGAGAGCACAGAAGGACTGCAAATCCTACAGTGTGGGTGTGGCGTATAAAACGCTGGGGAAATATGATCAGCTGGGAAAGACTAACATAAGCTGGTGCATCCATGTCAACAACTGGCTGCAAAACACACTTGCAGCAAAACATAATAATAAGACCAAGACGCTGGATATGCCTGTTCCAGACAGGTTAGGAGTGTACTGCAACTTTGATGGAG GTCAGCTCACGTTTTACAATGCAATCTCAAAGGTGCCACTATATACCTTCAGAATGAAGTTTACACAGCCATTGTTACCAGCCTTCATG atcAGGTGTGGTGGTCTTGCAGTAAGTACTGGTTTGCAGGTGCCAAGTGCAGTGAAAACActccagaaaaatgaaaatggattgAGTGGATCAACTGGTAGTTTAAACAATATTGCCCAATAA
- the FSD1L gene encoding FSD1-like protein isoform X1, translated as MEEQRETLQRIISTLASKNDEIHNFIDMLNQTIQNVQINSSNVISELDDEFDALYSVLDEMRGSMASTIQQEQARKIQALQNQLSNCSNALESSEELLELAAQSLDIKDPVKFSEAARQIKDRVTMASAFRISLKPEVSDSMTHLMVDFTRERHALQTVKFLPVPKAPIIDLAACLVIDNCITVSWRMPEEDSRVDHFVLEYRKTNFDGLARVKDEQSWELIDYIKATEYTLSGLKFDTKYINVRVRACNKAVAGEYSDPVTLETKAFVFDLDNTSSHVNLKVEDSYVEWEPTGGRGQEKVKGKENKSSGQNTVLKSSKRSGASPKRTSIGGKAPVKGSRDRFAGESYTVLGNNAIESGQHYWEVRAQKDCKSYSVGVAYKTLGKYDQLGKTNISWCIHVNNWLQNTLAAKHNNKTKTLDMPVPDRLGVYCNFDGGQLTFYNAISKVPLYTFRMKFTQPLLPAFMIRCGGLAVSTGLQVPSAVKTLQKNENGLSGSTGSLNNIAQ; from the exons ATGGAGGAGCAGAGA GAGACTCTGCAAAGGATCATCTCTACCCTTGCAAGCAAAAATGATGAAATTCACAACTTCATTGACATGCTGAACCAAACAATACAGAATGTTCAG ATAAACTCTTCTAATGTGATTAGTGAATTGGATGATGAATTTGATGCCCTGTATTCTGTATTGGATGAGATGAGAGGGAGTATGGCTAGCACTATTCAGCAAGAACAGGCTCGTAAAATTCAAGCTCTTCAG aatcagCTTAGCAACTGTAGTAATGCCCTGGAGAGTTCTGAAGAGCTGCTGGAACTTGCTGCGCAGTCGCTGGACATAAAGGACCCTGTGAAATTCTCAGAG GCTGCCAGACAGATCAAAGATAG AGTCACAATGGCTTCAGCATTTCGCATCTCTCTGAAACCAGAGGTCAGTGACAGTATGACTCACTTGATGGTGGACTTCACCCGGGAAAGGCATGCCCTCCAGACTGTTAAGTTTTTGCCAG ttccTAAAGCTCCGATAATTGATTTGGCAGCATGTCTAGTCATTGATAACTGTATAACAGTATCATGGAGAATGCCTGAAGAAGACAGCAGAGTTGATCACTTTGTACTGGAATATAGGAAAACCAACTTTGATGGGCTTGCTCGTGTAAAAGATGAACAGTCTTGGGAACTGATAGACTATATTAAAGCTACTGAATATACATTATCAG GTCTAAAGTTTGATACAAAATATATCAATGTCAGAGTACGAGCTTGCAACAAAGCTGTGGCAGGGGAATACTCGGATCCTGTGACTCTGGAAACAAAAG CATTTGTGTTCGATTTGGACAATACTTCATCTCATGTGAACTTAAAAGTTGAAGATTCCTATGTTGAATGGGAACCTACTGGAGGTAGAGGCCAAGAAAAagtaaaagggaaagaaaataaaagcag TGGCCAGAATACTGTGCTGAAGAGCAGTAAAAG AAGCGGTGCATCTCCAAAGAGGACATCTATTGGTGGAAAGGCCCCAGTGAAGGGCAGCAGAGATCGTTTTGCTGGTGAATCGTACACCGTGTTAG GAAACAATGCTATTGAAAGCGGGCAGCACTACTGGGAAGTGAGAGCACAGAAGGACTGCAAATCCTACAGTGTGGGTGTGGCGTATAAAACGCTGGGGAAATATGATCAGCTGGGAAAGACTAACATAAGCTGGTGCATCCATGTCAACAACTGGCTGCAAAACACACTTGCAGCAAAACATAATAATAAGACCAAGACGCTGGATATGCCTGTTCCAGACAGGTTAGGAGTGTACTGCAACTTTGATGGAG GTCAGCTCACGTTTTACAATGCAATCTCAAAGGTGCCACTATATACCTTCAGAATGAAGTTTACACAGCCATTGTTACCAGCCTTCATG atcAGGTGTGGTGGTCTTGCAGTAAGTACTGGTTTGCAGGTGCCAAGTGCAGTGAAAACActccagaaaaatgaaaatggattgAGTGGATCAACTGGTAGTTTAAACAATATTGCCCAATAA
- the FSD1L gene encoding FSD1-like protein isoform X3: MEEQRETLQRIISTLASKNDEIHNFIDMLNQTIQNVQINSSNVISELDDEFDALYSVLDEMRGSMASTIQQEQARKIQALQNQLSNCSNALESSEELLELAAQSLDIKDPVKFSEAARQIKDRVTMASAFRISLKPEVSDSMTHLMVDFTRERHALQTVKFLPVPKAPIIDLAACLVIDNCITVSWRMPEEDSRVDHFVLEYRKTNFDGLARVKDEQSWELIDYIKATEYTLSGLKFDTKYINVRVRACNKAVAGEYSDPVTLETKAFVFDLDNTSSHVNLKVEDSYVEWEPTGGRGQEKVKGKENKSRSGASPKRTSIGGKAPVKGSRDRFAGESYTVLGNNAIESGQHYWEVRAQKDCKSYSVGVAYKTLGKYDQLGKTNISWCIHVNNWLQNTLAAKHNNKTKTLDMPVPDRLGVYCNFDGGQLTFYNAISKVPLYTFRMKFTQPLLPAFMIRCGGLAVSTGLQVPSAVKTLQKNENGLSGSTGSLNNIAQ; encoded by the exons ATGGAGGAGCAGAGA GAGACTCTGCAAAGGATCATCTCTACCCTTGCAAGCAAAAATGATGAAATTCACAACTTCATTGACATGCTGAACCAAACAATACAGAATGTTCAG ATAAACTCTTCTAATGTGATTAGTGAATTGGATGATGAATTTGATGCCCTGTATTCTGTATTGGATGAGATGAGAGGGAGTATGGCTAGCACTATTCAGCAAGAACAGGCTCGTAAAATTCAAGCTCTTCAG aatcagCTTAGCAACTGTAGTAATGCCCTGGAGAGTTCTGAAGAGCTGCTGGAACTTGCTGCGCAGTCGCTGGACATAAAGGACCCTGTGAAATTCTCAGAG GCTGCCAGACAGATCAAAGATAG AGTCACAATGGCTTCAGCATTTCGCATCTCTCTGAAACCAGAGGTCAGTGACAGTATGACTCACTTGATGGTGGACTTCACCCGGGAAAGGCATGCCCTCCAGACTGTTAAGTTTTTGCCAG ttccTAAAGCTCCGATAATTGATTTGGCAGCATGTCTAGTCATTGATAACTGTATAACAGTATCATGGAGAATGCCTGAAGAAGACAGCAGAGTTGATCACTTTGTACTGGAATATAGGAAAACCAACTTTGATGGGCTTGCTCGTGTAAAAGATGAACAGTCTTGGGAACTGATAGACTATATTAAAGCTACTGAATATACATTATCAG GTCTAAAGTTTGATACAAAATATATCAATGTCAGAGTACGAGCTTGCAACAAAGCTGTGGCAGGGGAATACTCGGATCCTGTGACTCTGGAAACAAAAG CATTTGTGTTCGATTTGGACAATACTTCATCTCATGTGAACTTAAAAGTTGAAGATTCCTATGTTGAATGGGAACCTACTGGAGGTAGAGGCCAAGAAAAagtaaaagggaaagaaaataaaagcag AAGCGGTGCATCTCCAAAGAGGACATCTATTGGTGGAAAGGCCCCAGTGAAGGGCAGCAGAGATCGTTTTGCTGGTGAATCGTACACCGTGTTAG GAAACAATGCTATTGAAAGCGGGCAGCACTACTGGGAAGTGAGAGCACAGAAGGACTGCAAATCCTACAGTGTGGGTGTGGCGTATAAAACGCTGGGGAAATATGATCAGCTGGGAAAGACTAACATAAGCTGGTGCATCCATGTCAACAACTGGCTGCAAAACACACTTGCAGCAAAACATAATAATAAGACCAAGACGCTGGATATGCCTGTTCCAGACAGGTTAGGAGTGTACTGCAACTTTGATGGAG GTCAGCTCACGTTTTACAATGCAATCTCAAAGGTGCCACTATATACCTTCAGAATGAAGTTTACACAGCCATTGTTACCAGCCTTCATG atcAGGTGTGGTGGTCTTGCAGTAAGTACTGGTTTGCAGGTGCCAAGTGCAGTGAAAACActccagaaaaatgaaaatggattgAGTGGATCAACTGGTAGTTTAAACAATATTGCCCAATAA
- the FSD1L gene encoding FSD1-like protein isoform X4: MEEQRETLQRIISTLASKNDEIHNFIDMLNQTIQNVQINSSNVISELDDEFDALYSVLDEMRGSMASTIQQEQARKIQALQNQLSNCSNALESSEELLELAAQSLDIKDPVKFSEAARQIKDRVTMASAFRISLKPEVSDSMTHLMVDFTRERHALQTVKFLPVPKAPIIDLAACLVIDNCITVSWRMPEEDSRVDHFVLEYRKTNFDGLARVKDEQSWELIDYIKATEYTLSGLKFDTKYINVRVRACNKAVAGEYSDPVTLETKAFVFDLDNTSSHVNLKVEDSYVEWEPTGGRGQEKVKGKENKSSGASPKRTSIGGKAPVKGSRDRFAGESYTVLGNNAIESGQHYWEVRAQKDCKSYSVGVAYKTLGKYDQLGKTNISWCIHVNNWLQNTLAAKHNNKTKTLDMPVPDRLGVYCNFDGGQLTFYNAISKVPLYTFRMKFTQPLLPAFMIRCGGLAVSTGLQVPSAVKTLQKNENGLSGSTGSLNNIAQ, from the exons ATGGAGGAGCAGAGA GAGACTCTGCAAAGGATCATCTCTACCCTTGCAAGCAAAAATGATGAAATTCACAACTTCATTGACATGCTGAACCAAACAATACAGAATGTTCAG ATAAACTCTTCTAATGTGATTAGTGAATTGGATGATGAATTTGATGCCCTGTATTCTGTATTGGATGAGATGAGAGGGAGTATGGCTAGCACTATTCAGCAAGAACAGGCTCGTAAAATTCAAGCTCTTCAG aatcagCTTAGCAACTGTAGTAATGCCCTGGAGAGTTCTGAAGAGCTGCTGGAACTTGCTGCGCAGTCGCTGGACATAAAGGACCCTGTGAAATTCTCAGAG GCTGCCAGACAGATCAAAGATAG AGTCACAATGGCTTCAGCATTTCGCATCTCTCTGAAACCAGAGGTCAGTGACAGTATGACTCACTTGATGGTGGACTTCACCCGGGAAAGGCATGCCCTCCAGACTGTTAAGTTTTTGCCAG ttccTAAAGCTCCGATAATTGATTTGGCAGCATGTCTAGTCATTGATAACTGTATAACAGTATCATGGAGAATGCCTGAAGAAGACAGCAGAGTTGATCACTTTGTACTGGAATATAGGAAAACCAACTTTGATGGGCTTGCTCGTGTAAAAGATGAACAGTCTTGGGAACTGATAGACTATATTAAAGCTACTGAATATACATTATCAG GTCTAAAGTTTGATACAAAATATATCAATGTCAGAGTACGAGCTTGCAACAAAGCTGTGGCAGGGGAATACTCGGATCCTGTGACTCTGGAAACAAAAG CATTTGTGTTCGATTTGGACAATACTTCATCTCATGTGAACTTAAAAGTTGAAGATTCCTATGTTGAATGGGAACCTACTGGAGGTAGAGGCCAAGAAAAagtaaaagggaaagaaaataaaagcag CGGTGCATCTCCAAAGAGGACATCTATTGGTGGAAAGGCCCCAGTGAAGGGCAGCAGAGATCGTTTTGCTGGTGAATCGTACACCGTGTTAG GAAACAATGCTATTGAAAGCGGGCAGCACTACTGGGAAGTGAGAGCACAGAAGGACTGCAAATCCTACAGTGTGGGTGTGGCGTATAAAACGCTGGGGAAATATGATCAGCTGGGAAAGACTAACATAAGCTGGTGCATCCATGTCAACAACTGGCTGCAAAACACACTTGCAGCAAAACATAATAATAAGACCAAGACGCTGGATATGCCTGTTCCAGACAGGTTAGGAGTGTACTGCAACTTTGATGGAG GTCAGCTCACGTTTTACAATGCAATCTCAAAGGTGCCACTATATACCTTCAGAATGAAGTTTACACAGCCATTGTTACCAGCCTTCATG atcAGGTGTGGTGGTCTTGCAGTAAGTACTGGTTTGCAGGTGCCAAGTGCAGTGAAAACActccagaaaaatgaaaatggattgAGTGGATCAACTGGTAGTTTAAACAATATTGCCCAATAA